The following proteins come from a genomic window of Paenibacillus spongiae:
- a CDS encoding ABC transporter substrate-binding protein has product MSETGFRRASLFLCMLMVCAMLAACGSGNGSSDKVNGNNAAADGDAQAKDKAAESKLGKKETITLMVGNTGTTLEALKVVAAEAEKELNIAVEWDIKPDGVEGDNVVKTRLATGDMADLLVYNSGALLQAINPEQNFADLTNEPYMDSILDTFKQVVTVNGKIFGVPVGSSSAGAILYNKKVYADLGLAVPKTWEAFMANNEKIKAAGKTAVITSYKDTWTSQLFVLADYYNVQAQVPKFAEDYTNNKTKYATTPAALRGFEKTEEVFKAGYMNKDFLATTYDAALKMLAEAKGAHYPMLTSALDAINQNYPEAINDIGVFAQPGDSADKNGLTVWMPGGLYINKESKKLDAAKKWVEYFISIEGQTVLSSALKAAGPYVVKGVELPEDTYAGVKEMQPYFDEGGTAPALEFISPIKGPNLSNITVEVGSGISSAKKGAEDYDKDVIKQAQQLDLPGW; this is encoded by the coding sequence GAGACGCGCAGGCCAAGGATAAGGCTGCAGAAAGCAAACTCGGCAAGAAAGAAACGATCACTCTAATGGTAGGCAATACGGGGACTACGTTAGAAGCGCTGAAGGTAGTGGCGGCAGAGGCGGAGAAGGAGCTGAATATTGCCGTCGAATGGGACATTAAGCCGGATGGCGTCGAAGGAGACAACGTTGTCAAAACCCGCTTGGCGACCGGCGATATGGCCGACCTGCTTGTATATAACTCCGGCGCGCTCCTGCAAGCTATCAATCCGGAGCAGAACTTCGCGGACCTCACGAACGAGCCGTACATGGACAGCATCTTGGACACGTTCAAGCAGGTGGTGACGGTTAACGGCAAAATCTTCGGCGTACCGGTCGGCTCTTCCAGTGCGGGCGCGATCTTGTACAACAAAAAGGTCTATGCCGATCTGGGACTGGCCGTACCAAAGACGTGGGAAGCGTTCATGGCCAACAATGAAAAGATCAAAGCAGCCGGCAAAACGGCTGTCATCACCTCTTATAAAGATACGTGGACTTCCCAGCTGTTCGTGCTTGCGGATTACTACAACGTACAGGCACAGGTGCCGAAATTTGCCGAAGACTATACGAACAACAAGACGAAATACGCAACGACGCCGGCAGCTCTACGCGGCTTCGAGAAGACGGAGGAAGTGTTCAAGGCCGGTTATATGAATAAGGATTTTCTCGCCACCACCTATGATGCGGCACTCAAGATGCTTGCTGAAGCCAAAGGCGCCCACTATCCGATGCTAACTTCGGCACTAGACGCGATCAATCAGAATTACCCCGAAGCCATCAATGACATCGGCGTGTTCGCCCAACCGGGAGACAGCGCGGACAAGAACGGACTGACCGTATGGATGCCGGGCGGCTTGTACATCAACAAAGAAAGCAAGAAGCTGGATGCCGCGAAGAAGTGGGTGGAATACTTCATATCCATCGAGGGTCAGACCGTGCTCTCCTCGGCTCTCAAAGCTGCGGGACCGTATGTCGTCAAAGGCGTTGAACTGCCGGAGGATACTTATGCCGGCGTCAAGGAAATGCAGCCATACTTCGACGAGGGCGGGACTGCCCCCGCGCTCGAGTTCATTTCCCCGATCAAAGGGCCCAACCTGTCCAACATCACAGTGGAAGTGGGCAGCGGCATCAGCTCCGCCAAGAAGGGCGCAGAGGACTACGATAAAGACGTCATCAAGCAGGCTCAGCAATTGGATTTGCCGGGCTGGTAA
- a CDS encoding carbohydrate ABC transporter permease: protein MTKFSARRYSFAFLIPGGIIYFIFYLLPTVLSLFFSMTRWTLTDWEYIGFQNYVTFFSETALSIGFRNTFVYAVVTCALKVILGLLLATFLTSNIVLKSYLRSIIFFPTLLSTIAVGIAFSMMMHPSQGIINTSLAAIGITGPDWLGNTKIALLSVALVDVWKGVGIATVIYIAGIMAISKEYYEALKIDGGGSWASFRHLTMPLSRPAMNSVIILAFIGGLRSFDLIWAMTKGGPGYTTDLVASIIYKQYQAGFYGLATAGNVILFILVSVLAFPLYRYLNKNEVQL, encoded by the coding sequence GTGACCAAATTTTCCGCGCGGCGGTATTCGTTCGCATTCCTGATTCCCGGCGGGATCATTTACTTCATCTTTTACTTGCTGCCTACCGTGCTCTCGCTCTTTTTCAGCATGACCCGCTGGACGCTGACCGATTGGGAGTATATCGGCTTCCAGAACTATGTCACCTTCTTTTCCGAGACCGCACTCAGCATAGGCTTCCGGAATACCTTTGTATACGCCGTCGTCACCTGCGCCTTGAAAGTCATACTGGGCCTTCTGCTAGCAACTTTCCTAACATCCAATATTGTACTCAAAAGTTATCTCCGTTCCATTATTTTCTTCCCTACGCTCCTAAGTACGATTGCGGTCGGAATCGCCTTCTCGATGATGATGCATCCGTCTCAGGGCATCATCAACACCAGTCTGGCAGCCATCGGCATTACCGGCCCCGATTGGCTCGGCAACACCAAGATCGCTCTGCTGTCCGTCGCCTTGGTTGACGTCTGGAAGGGCGTAGGCATCGCCACGGTCATCTATATCGCCGGAATCATGGCCATCTCGAAGGAATACTACGAGGCGCTCAAGATCGACGGAGGAGGGTCCTGGGCCAGCTTCCGTCATCTTACGATGCCGCTCAGCCGGCCCGCGATGAACTCGGTCATCATTCTCGCTTTTATCGGCGGACTGCGTTCCTTCGACCTGATCTGGGCCATGACCAAGGGCGGTCCCGGGTACACGACGGATCTTGTAGCCTCTATTATATATAAGCAATATCAGGCCGGCTTTTACGGGCTTGCGACAGCGGGCAATGTCATTCTGTTCATTCTGGTATCGGTGCTGGCTTTTCCGCTCTACCGGTATTTGAATAAGAACGAGGTTCAGTTATGA
- a CDS encoding carbohydrate ABC transporter permease → MINRTRKYAVGAVAFLTTAVLFWVPFYFVIINSLKNKSESSELNMNWPSSFHLIENYREVLTASQNMLIRAFWNSALLTVLSVLILILVSAMAGFVLQRRAGGRGTATINFLILAGLMIPPAIVPTIWVLDALSLFKTLLGITLIEVALHFSFCVILYQSFVATLPREIDESAFIDGSGGLRLFFTIIFPLLKPVTSTIIILESISVFNDFVNPLYFFPGGDNVTVQLTLYNFMSMFTTSWNLLFANILLISIPPLILFLFFNKRIVEGMTSGALKG, encoded by the coding sequence ATGATCAACCGCACGAGGAAATATGCCGTAGGCGCAGTCGCATTCCTTACTACCGCGGTTCTATTCTGGGTCCCCTTCTATTTCGTCATCATCAACTCGCTCAAGAATAAGTCGGAATCCTCAGAGCTGAATATGAATTGGCCGTCATCCTTTCATCTGATCGAAAATTATAGAGAGGTGCTGACGGCTTCGCAGAATATGTTGATCCGCGCCTTCTGGAACTCCGCCTTGTTGACGGTTCTTTCGGTGCTCATCCTAATCCTCGTAAGCGCCATGGCAGGTTTTGTGCTCCAACGGAGGGCCGGTGGCAGGGGGACGGCAACGATCAACTTTCTGATCCTGGCGGGACTCATGATTCCGCCGGCGATCGTTCCGACCATCTGGGTGCTGGATGCGCTCAGTTTGTTCAAGACGCTGCTCGGCATTACCTTGATCGAGGTCGCGCTGCACTTCTCGTTCTGCGTCATTCTCTACCAGTCGTTCGTGGCGACGCTGCCGAGAGAAATCGACGAAAGCGCCTTTATTGACGGCAGCGGCGGCCTTCGGCTTTTCTTTACTATTATTTTTCCGCTCCTTAAGCCTGTGACGTCGACGATTATTATTCTAGAGTCGATTTCGGTGTTTAACGATTTCGTCAACCCGCTTTATTTCTTTCCGGGCGGGGATAATGTGACGGTGCAGCTGACGCTGTACAACTTTATGAGCATGTTCACGACCTCATGGAATTTACTGTTTGCGAACATCTTGCTGATTTCAATCCCGCCGCTGATCCTGTTCCTTTTCTTCAACAAGCGGATCGTGGAGGGGATGACGTCCGGCGCGCTCAAAGGTTAA
- a CDS encoding GGDEF domain-containing protein yields the protein MDFESLDYKRSRWNRMLLNGFWFILVLTIVLEFLYLTVSDISNTSFLIDYILRPSIIQLAVLCLSELGLKLLKGKYQDYILIFTSAILASVIVLIHNSINYLLLALFLPVMVSIFYFHIRKLLFAFANTLLSLYVQYGINASMQEDLSVVSLTTITVMFTAFTLIAWGIILRGKELMNHLKSYFESNQQLLVKTIWMDKLAKTDALTELYNHMTFHEFFEKLIEQNERNQLPLQLAIMDIDYFKQVNDTYGHRAGDAVLKCVAGMIRSKASMNDFVARYGGEEFAVLFTDKPVDEAHSIVESIRQEISACTHDALGGKPVTISVGFASYNSGEGKEWFFNRADKALYKAKNTGKNKVVVASEPFDKLVKWV from the coding sequence ATGGATTTTGAATCACTGGATTATAAACGTTCTCGATGGAATCGAATGCTGCTTAACGGATTCTGGTTTATTCTGGTTCTGACCATTGTGCTGGAGTTTCTATATTTGACGGTCTCGGATATATCCAATACGTCCTTTCTAATCGACTACATCTTGAGGCCTTCCATTATACAGCTTGCCGTTCTATGCCTGTCCGAGTTGGGCTTGAAGCTTCTGAAGGGCAAGTACCAGGATTACATCTTGATTTTCACCTCTGCTATACTCGCTTCCGTAATCGTTCTCATTCATAATTCGATTAATTATTTATTGCTAGCCCTCTTTCTTCCTGTAATGGTATCCATCTTTTATTTTCACATCCGAAAGCTGCTGTTTGCTTTCGCAAATACGCTTTTATCCCTTTATGTGCAGTACGGAATCAATGCTTCCATGCAAGAAGATCTGTCAGTGGTGAGTCTGACGACGATTACGGTCATGTTCACGGCGTTCACGTTAATTGCCTGGGGCATTATTTTGCGCGGTAAAGAGCTCATGAACCACTTGAAATCGTATTTCGAGTCCAATCAGCAGCTGCTTGTGAAGACCATCTGGATGGACAAGCTGGCCAAGACCGATGCGCTGACCGAGCTTTACAATCATATGACCTTCCATGAGTTTTTCGAAAAGCTAATCGAGCAGAACGAGCGCAATCAGCTTCCCCTTCAGTTAGCGATCATGGATATCGATTATTTCAAGCAAGTAAACGATACATACGGACACCGTGCCGGGGATGCCGTTCTGAAGTGCGTAGCCGGTATGATCCGTTCCAAAGCTTCGATGAATGATTTTGTGGCCCGGTACGGAGGCGAAGAATTCGCCGTGCTGTTCACGGACAAACCGGTTGACGAAGCCCACTCAATAGTCGAATCGATCCGGCAAGAGATCAGCGCCTGCACGCATGATGCGCTTGGCGGCAAGCCTGTTACGATCAGCGTCGGCTTCGCTTCCTATAATAGCGGGGAAGGCAAGGAATGGTTCTTCAACCGTGCGGACAAGGCGCTCTACAAAGCGAAGAATACCGGCAAGAACAAGGTGGTCGTTGCATCCGAGCCATTCGATAAGCTTGTAAAATGGGTATAG
- a CDS encoding putative sporulation protein YtxC, which yields MELFTVSLMSASSELMERLQQFLNEEFADDLHRDRTESGMIRFDMDLFVREIRCTANLTNFRLPEHGPLVYRKAATAFARYIMSEMEPLLLKAIIRKQFHYEDPTEGEIVERYCRSMLYEAQTSSEYRYSADTIAMDNQRRQAKVADEIDLFLNSHTRIHLDGFVTFRLTSYWEELREVVAYAVDEYVMDKQYQEFISLLKYFVRMQEVKLPIVNVFHNGGSEFALYDEYFQRLETAPADRIVAEMLESEMNMEDMIVSTLITVSPKQIVIHTRQPELPVMRTLETIFEQRVRLCVICEHCAPHFGETPHTAPGSVSKAASIRRILT from the coding sequence ATGGAACTGTTCACAGTTTCTTTAATGTCTGCCTCCAGTGAATTGATGGAGCGGCTGCAGCAATTTCTAAATGAGGAATTCGCCGACGATTTACATAGGGATCGCACAGAATCGGGCATGATTCGTTTCGATATGGATCTATTTGTTAGGGAAATCCGCTGCACCGCCAATCTGACGAATTTCCGTCTTCCCGAGCATGGGCCTCTTGTGTACAGGAAGGCCGCAACTGCCTTCGCCCGGTATATTATGTCCGAGATGGAGCCTCTGCTGCTGAAGGCGATCATCCGCAAGCAATTCCATTACGAGGATCCTACAGAGGGAGAGATCGTGGAGCGTTACTGCCGCAGCATGTTGTATGAAGCGCAAACCTCATCCGAGTATCGTTACTCCGCCGATACCATCGCAATGGACAATCAACGCCGGCAAGCAAAAGTGGCCGATGAGATTGATTTGTTCCTTAACAGTCACACGCGGATTCATCTCGATGGCTTTGTCACATTCAGACTGACATCCTATTGGGAAGAGCTTCGCGAAGTGGTTGCCTATGCGGTCGATGAATATGTCATGGATAAGCAGTACCAGGAATTTATTTCGCTGCTTAAATACTTCGTGCGTATGCAGGAGGTCAAACTGCCGATTGTCAATGTATTCCACAACGGCGGCAGCGAATTTGCTCTGTACGACGAGTATTTCCAGCGGCTGGAGACGGCTCCTGCCGATCGAATCGTGGCGGAAATGCTGGAGTCGGAAATGAACATGGAGGATATGATTGTCAGCACGCTGATTACCGTTTCTCCAAAACAGATCGTCATCCACACCCGTCAGCCCGAGCTGCCGGTGATGCGGACACTAGAGACGATCTTCGAGCAGCGCGTACGCCTTTGCGTCATATGCGAGCATTGTGCCCCGCATTTTGGCGAAACCCCGCATACGGCTCCTGGCTCGGTGTCCAAGGCGGCATCTATCAGGCGCATCCTGACTTGA
- the thrS gene encoding threonine--tRNA ligase, with the protein MSIQVKLPDGAQREYAAGTTIEDVAGSISQGLKKNAIAGKVDGKVVDLYTPLNADAALEIVTVETADGLEVYRHSTAHLMAQAIKRLYGNTEVKLGIGPVIEDGFYYDIDMEQSLTPDDLTKIEKEMERIVKEDLPIRRRVVSREEAIAIFTELGDPLKLELIRDLPVEAEITIYDQGEFFDLCRGPHLPSTGRIKAFKLLSVAGAYWRGDSKNKMLQRIYGTAFPKKSQLEEHLHFLEEAKKRDHRKLGRELKMFGFSREVGQGLPLWLPNGARVRRTMERYIVDLEERLGYQHVYTPVLANVELYKTSGHWEHYSEDMFPKMVLDNEELVLRPMNCPHHMMVFKSDMRSYRDLPIRIAELGTMHRYEMSGALTGLHRVRAMTLNDAHIFCRPDQIKEEFARVVNLIRRVYEDFGIKDYRFRLSYRDPKDTEKYFPNDEMWEMSQRMLREVVEELELPFFEAEGEAAFYGPKLDVQIRTALGKEETLSTAQLDFLLPERFELEYVGDDGKKHRPVVIHRGIISTMERMTAFLLENFVGALPLWLAPVQAKVIPVSTAYEGYAREVEEKLQLAGIRVEADLRNEKLGYKIREAQLEKVPYMLVVGDNEAQSGTVSVRKRGEGDIGAKPVAEVISLLNDEINTKQI; encoded by the coding sequence ATGTCAATTCAAGTGAAGCTGCCGGACGGAGCCCAGCGGGAGTATGCCGCAGGTACGACGATCGAAGACGTGGCAGGCTCAATCAGCCAAGGATTGAAAAAGAATGCGATTGCCGGCAAGGTTGATGGGAAGGTCGTCGATTTGTACACGCCGCTGAATGCGGATGCGGCACTTGAGATCGTAACGGTCGAAACGGCCGACGGGCTGGAGGTATACCGTCACAGCACGGCGCATCTGATGGCGCAGGCGATCAAGCGGCTATATGGAAACACGGAAGTAAAGCTTGGCATTGGTCCCGTTATTGAAGACGGATTTTACTACGATATCGATATGGAGCAGTCGCTCACTCCGGACGATCTGACGAAGATCGAGAAGGAAATGGAGCGCATCGTGAAGGAGGATCTCCCGATCCGCCGCCGCGTCGTGAGCCGGGAAGAAGCGATCGCAATCTTCACCGAGCTCGGCGATCCGCTGAAGCTGGAGCTGATTCGCGATCTGCCGGTTGAAGCAGAGATTACGATTTACGATCAAGGGGAGTTCTTCGACCTATGCCGCGGTCCGCATCTGCCGTCGACTGGCCGTATCAAAGCGTTCAAGCTGCTTAGCGTGGCCGGGGCATACTGGCGCGGAGATTCCAAGAATAAGATGCTTCAGCGGATTTACGGCACGGCCTTTCCTAAGAAATCGCAGCTGGAAGAGCATCTTCACTTCCTGGAAGAAGCCAAGAAACGCGATCACCGGAAGCTTGGACGCGAATTGAAGATGTTCGGCTTCTCGCGCGAGGTTGGTCAAGGCCTGCCGCTGTGGCTGCCGAACGGCGCCCGTGTCCGCAGAACGATGGAGCGTTACATCGTCGATCTCGAAGAGCGTCTTGGTTATCAGCATGTCTATACGCCTGTGCTCGCGAATGTAGAACTGTACAAAACGAGCGGCCACTGGGAGCACTATAGCGAAGACATGTTTCCGAAGATGGTGCTGGACAATGAAGAGCTCGTCCTTCGTCCGATGAACTGCCCGCATCATATGATGGTGTTCAAGAGCGATATGCGTTCTTATCGCGACCTGCCGATTCGTATTGCGGAGCTTGGCACGATGCACCGTTACGAAATGTCGGGAGCGCTCACTGGCCTTCACCGCGTAAGAGCGATGACGCTGAATGACGCGCATATTTTCTGCCGCCCGGATCAAATCAAGGAAGAATTCGCCCGTGTCGTCAATCTGATCCGCCGCGTCTATGAGGATTTCGGCATTAAGGACTACCGCTTCCGGTTATCGTACCGGGATCCGAAGGATACGGAGAAATATTTCCCTAACGACGAGATGTGGGAAATGTCGCAGCGCATGCTTCGTGAAGTCGTGGAAGAGCTTGAGCTGCCATTCTTTGAAGCGGAAGGCGAAGCGGCGTTCTACGGTCCGAAGCTGGACGTGCAAATCAGGACCGCACTGGGCAAAGAAGAGACGCTGTCCACGGCGCAGCTCGATTTCCTTCTCCCTGAACGGTTCGAGCTCGAATATGTAGGCGATGACGGCAAGAAGCACCGTCCGGTCGTTATCCATCGCGGCATCATCAGTACAATGGAACGGATGACGGCATTCCTGCTTGAGAATTTCGTAGGGGCGCTGCCGCTCTGGCTGGCGCCTGTTCAAGCCAAAGTCATTCCGGTTTCGACCGCTTACGAAGGCTATGCCCGGGAGGTTGAAGAGAAGCTGCAGCTTGCCGGAATCCGCGTCGAAGCGGATTTGCGCAATGAGAAGCTTGGTTATAAAATTCGCGAAGCTCAGCTGGAGAAAGTGCCGTACATGCTCGTCGTTGGCGATAATGAAGCGCAATCCGGCACGGTATCCGTCCGTAAGCGCGGCGAAGGCGACATCGGAGCGAAGCCGGTAGCCGAAGTTATTTCGCTGCTGAATGATGAAATAAACACAAAGCAAATCTAA
- a CDS encoding 3D domain-containing protein, giving the protein MSTSFKTFKRCINIGVLTIALFMAGITVECFAQEIGNDSRAVMEKPVMQTTSPDTLIGPSPKPKAQSQAQAPVNEEAEAAIAAERALSQVSVVATGYTAGIESTGKRPGHKLYGITYSGVKVQRSHVSTIAADPKVFPIGTLMYVPGYGYAVVADTGSKIKGKKIDLYFETKKQVYKQWGKRKVTVQVLKKGEGKLTEAKLKSLNSAVLAQKRIPANLPES; this is encoded by the coding sequence ATGTCGACAAGCTTTAAAACGTTCAAACGTTGCATAAATATCGGTGTACTCACGATTGCGCTCTTTATGGCGGGAATTACGGTTGAATGCTTCGCCCAGGAAATCGGCAATGACAGCCGAGCCGTTATGGAGAAGCCGGTTATGCAAACAACATCGCCTGACACCCTCATAGGGCCGTCACCAAAACCAAAGGCTCAATCACAGGCTCAGGCTCCTGTAAATGAAGAAGCAGAGGCAGCAATTGCCGCTGAAAGAGCGCTAAGCCAGGTGAGCGTAGTTGCCACCGGTTACACGGCGGGAATAGAATCGACGGGGAAGCGGCCCGGTCACAAGTTGTACGGAATCACCTACTCCGGCGTTAAGGTTCAGCGCAGCCATGTATCTACGATTGCCGCTGATCCTAAAGTGTTTCCGATCGGCACGCTGATGTACGTTCCCGGTTACGGATATGCCGTCGTAGCGGATACCGGCTCCAAAATCAAAGGGAAGAAAATCGATCTCTATTTCGAGACGAAGAAGCAAGTATATAAGCAATGGGGAAAACGAAAGGTTACCGTTCAAGTCTTGAAGAAAGGCGAGGGCAAGCTTACGGAGGCAAAGCTTAAATCGTTGAACAGCGCCGTTCTCGCCCAGAAGAGGATTCCG